The Helianthus annuus cultivar XRQ/B chromosome 16, HanXRQr2.0-SUNRISE, whole genome shotgun sequence genome includes a window with the following:
- the LOC110917701 gene encoding glycine-rich protein DC9.1 isoform X3 has product MASKTFLLLALVFAVVLLITSEVAARDLASKHDGEVDGRSGYNRGSGGHGGYNNGGGRYNVDGRGGYNKGGGHGGYNGGGHGGHGKGRGGRGGHGSEEATAYKETQN; this is encoded by the exons ATGGCTTCTAAGAcatttcttcttcttgcccttgtTTTTGCTGTCGTTCTTCTAATTACCTCAGAAGTAGCCGCTAGAGACTTAGCCTCCAAGCATGACG GTGAGGTTGATGGCCGTAGTGGATACAACCGCGGTAGCGGCGGACATGGAGGATACAACAACGGAGGCGGACGATACAACGTTGATGGACGTGGAGGATACAACAAAGGCGGCGGACATGGAGGATACAATGGTGGTGGACATGGTGGGCATGGCAAAGGTCGTGGTGGCCGTGGAGGGCATGGCAGTGAAGAGGCAACTGCTTACAAAGAAACTCAAAACTGA